ACCGTGGTAATGACATTGGTCATGGTTGGACTGGGACTGGCAATTTTGATGCAGCTGGCCATTTTTTGTGTGGCCGTAAAAAACTCGCTGGTGCATGCGCTGCTGTGCCTGTTTATCCCTTGTTATGTGTATGTTTATGCCAGAAAGGATCGCCAGGCCAGGCCGTTCCTTTGGGGGTGGTACGCCGGTATTGGCTTGCTGGCCGCTGGGGCTATTGCTTCAAATTGAAGCAGGACTCGAAAAGGCGCCGGCAACGCCGTAAAATGAAGTCAAATTGACATCATTCAGGGAAGAGTTCAGACATGCGCGTTGTTGCTTTACTCCTGGCATTCAGCTTTCTGGCTGGCTGCGCCTCTAAGCCGGCTTACTACATTTCCCCCGCACCGGTTCACATCCCCAAGACCGCCACCTATTGGCTCGATACCTTCGATGTTGAAGTCGTGGGCAAGAACCCACGCTTCCTGCCTGATGACAAAGTCCGCGAGCAACTGGGTGTAGACCTGGTCAACCGCCTGATCACGGCCAAGCGCTACGCCACCAGCAAGGAAAGCGCCGACTATCTGTTGGATGTGAAGGTCGTCTACGCCCGTCATTTCCAGGATTCGAAGGGCGGGATCGCCACCGTGCTCGTTGATGACAACACGGTCCTGACCAGTGTGGATTTCAACTACCTGGTCAAGGTCAAGAAGGCCGGTGCCGAGGTATTACACTTCGCCAAAGACCGCGACAGCCTGGTTCCCGCGGGCTTGTTTGGCCAATGGCAGCAATACAAGACGATCGGCGGGATCGTCAGCAATACCGGCAACACCAGCGTCGAGCCGTTTTACACGGGCGTGTTGAGCCGCTTTATCGTCGATGATTTGCGCGATATTCCGTCACGCTAAGTTGCTTTAACCCGAATCACCAGTCCCTTGCGTCTGACCTTGTGAACGGACCATTCACTCACGAGGTTCAGACCATGTCCCGTCCAATTCTGCTGTTGCGTCCTGCCGCCCAAGGCTTTGCCGTGACCCTGCTGGTGGCGCTTGCCGGGTGTGGGCTTTCTTCATCCCGTGATGTGGCCAAGCCCGCTGAGTCGGCGCCTGTCGTGGAGGTGCAAAGTGAGCCCGCCAGCGTTCAGGGGGCCATGGTCAAGCGGATGGTTGCTCCGGCACCGATGGCGTCGCGGTTGGTCATGAACGATGCCGTCGCCATGCAATACCAGGCCCAGCCTCGGGAGCAATATCAGAACCTCCCGGAGAACCCGATCCGCAGCGTGGCCGAAACGCCGGTTTCCACCTTCAGCGTTGACGTCGACACCGGCAGCTATGCCAACGTACGACGTTTCCTCAATCAAGGCAGCCTGCCGCCCGAAGGTGCTGTGCGACTGGAGGAAATGGTCAATTATTTTCCCTACGACTACGCCCTGCCTACCGACGGCTCGCCCTTTGGCGTGACTACGGAAGTTGCACCGTCGCCGTGGAACCCTCACACCCGACTATTGCGCATCGGCATCAAGGCCTCGGACCGCGCCGTGGCGGACCTGGCACCGGCCAACCTGGTGTTCCTGGTAGACGTGTCCGGCTCGATGAATCGCCGCGAAGGCCTGCCGCTGGTCAAGAGCACCCTGAAGTTGCTTGTGGACCAATTGCGCGACCAGGACCGCGTGTCGCTGGTGGTCTATGCCGGCGAGTCGCGGGTGGTACTCAAGCCCACCTCGGGCCGGGACAAAACCACGATCCGCAACGCCATCGACCAACTGACGGCAGGTGGCTCCACCGCCGGCGCTTCGGGTATCGAAATGGCCTACCAAATGGCCCGCGAAGGGTTTATCGACAAAGGCATCAACCGCATCCTGCTGGCCACCGACGGTGACTTCAACGTAGGCGTGAGCGACTTCGACAGCCTCAAGCAGATGGCGGTGGACCAGCGCAAAAGCGGTGTGTCCCTGACCACCCTCGGCTTTGGTATGGATAACTACAACGAACACCTGATGGAACAACTGGCCGACGCTGGTGATGGCAACTACGCCTACATCGACAACCTGCGCGAAGCTCGCAAGGTGCTGGTGGATCAGCTCAGTTCGACCCTCGCGGTGGTGGCCCGGGATGTGAAACTGCAGGTGGAATTCAACCCGGCACAGGTCAGCGAATACCGATTGCTGGGCTATGAAAACCGCGCCTTGAAGCGTGAGGATTTCAACAACGACAAAGTCGATGCCGGAGAGATCGGTGCAGGGCACACGGTGACGGCGTTGTATGAAATTGTCCCGAAGGGTGAACAGGGTTGGCTGGAGCCACTGCGCTACGCATCGGCGGCCAAGGCTGATGGTAAAACTGATGAGTTGGCGATGTTGCGGGTACGCTACAAACCAGCGGAAGGCGGCGATAGCCGACTGATCGAACACCCGATCAGCCGCGAGCAGAGCGACAAACCCAGCGACGACTTGCGCTTCTCTGCCGCCGTGGCCGCCTTCGCCCAGCAACTCAAGGGTGATGGCCGCTACACTGGCAGCATGAGTTTCAAGGACACCGCCGCATTGGCCCGCTCCGCCCGGGGCGACGACCCCTTCGGTTTGCGCGGCGAATTTGTGCAACTGGTCGAATTGGCCCAGAGCCTCCAGGCCCCGGCCAAACACTGACCCACCTCAAAGGAGTGCGCCACCTGATGGATTCACCCAGCGACGAAGCCCTGCTGTCCCGCTACCGCAGCGGCGACGGTGCAGCGTTCGAGGCCCTGTACGCGCGGCATCGACAGGGCCTGTACCGGTTTCTCGTGTCCTTGAGCAACAAGGCCGAACTGGCCGAGGAAGTGTTCCAGGACACCTGGCTCAGCCTGATCCGCAGCACCAGTGAGCCACAGGGCCGGGCGAGTTTTCGCACCTGGTTGTTCCAGATTGCCCGCAACCGCCTGATCGACCACTGGCGCAAGCACGGCATCCACAACCCGCTGCACGACAGCTACGATGAGCAGCTTCACGGCCAGCCCGACGACAGCGCCGGGCCTGAGCAACTACTTAGCCTGAGCCGCGACCAGGCGCGCCTGGACAGCGCGTTGCAAGACTTGCCCGAAGACCAGCGCGAAGTGTTCCTGCTGCGCCTGCACGGCGAGCTGGAAGTACCACAAATCGCCGCGCTCACCGGCGCCCCACTGGAAACGGTAAAAAGCCGCTTGCGTTACGCCCAGCAGAAACTGCGCCGACTGCTGGCCGAGGAGGTACCCGCATGACTGATCCCCGACCTACCCAGGACTCGAACGACGACGTACTGATCGAGCATTTCCGTCAACACACCAGCGGCGAGCCGCCGGCTTCCCTGGACGCCTTCATCCTGGCCACCGCCCACCGCGAAGCGCCCGTGCGGCAACCCGGCCTGTGGCAGCGCTGGTTGCAGGCCTGCCAACGGCCGCGCTGGCAGATGGCATTTGCCACCGTCGCGGGTGTGGCGCTGATGATTGGCTTGGTCACGCGCTCGCCGGTGCCCCAGCCAGAGTTATCCACAGGCACTTACGCGGCGGCTCCGCAGGAACTGGCCCACCCGGCCCCGGCAGCCGCGCCGATGGCTCGATTCTCCGTGGCGCCGCAGGCCGATAGCGCGCCGCAGGTGCAGGCAGAAGTCGCGGGCTCGCTGGCGGATGAGCCGGTGGCGAAGATGAGCAAGCGCGCGGCTGTTGTGCTGCCGCCGCTGGAGCAAGGGCTGCAGGAAATCCTGCGGTTGCGGCAGGCGGGAGAGACGAAGGTGGCGGATGAGAAGCTGCTGGAGTTGCATAAGCGCTTTCCCAAGGAGGACCTGCCGGCGCGGTTGGAGGCGTTGCAGAAACCCTGAATCGGCGCCCACAAAAAAGCCCCAGGTCTTTCGACCTGGGGCTTTTTCATCTGTATCTGGTGCCCCAAAATTAGCTGAAGAAGAGATGCGTCGTGCACTGTTCGGTGGTGCCGAGCAAATTGCGCAGTACAGCACATCTCCCGAGCATGAGCCTCTCCCAGATATCTTGGACACGCAGCCGACTAAGGCGACAGATAAAAAGAAATTCGCGAAAGCCTTCACGCCCAGGCTGAGAGTCACGCTGCGGGTGGGCAATGAGTTTGAAGGCAAGACGTATGAGATGGTCCATGAAGCAGATACGTTGAGTACTCTCCTAGTTGAGCAAGACGCTACTAAGGCGGCCAGGAAAAAATTTCGATTTGTCGAAGTTGTTTCTATCAATTTGATGTAATTTGACCAAAGTCGGAATTTCGTTACCGAATACCGTAGAAAAAGCACGCGCGCCCCAACCCTGCAGCCGT
This genomic window from Pseudomonas sp. Bout1 contains:
- a CDS encoding VWA domain-containing protein, with the translated sequence MSRPILLLRPAAQGFAVTLLVALAGCGLSSSRDVAKPAESAPVVEVQSEPASVQGAMVKRMVAPAPMASRLVMNDAVAMQYQAQPREQYQNLPENPIRSVAETPVSTFSVDVDTGSYANVRRFLNQGSLPPEGAVRLEEMVNYFPYDYALPTDGSPFGVTTEVAPSPWNPHTRLLRIGIKASDRAVADLAPANLVFLVDVSGSMNRREGLPLVKSTLKLLVDQLRDQDRVSLVVYAGESRVVLKPTSGRDKTTIRNAIDQLTAGGSTAGASGIEMAYQMAREGFIDKGINRILLATDGDFNVGVSDFDSLKQMAVDQRKSGVSLTTLGFGMDNYNEHLMEQLADAGDGNYAYIDNLREARKVLVDQLSSTLAVVARDVKLQVEFNPAQVSEYRLLGYENRALKREDFNNDKVDAGEIGAGHTVTALYEIVPKGEQGWLEPLRYASAAKADGKTDELAMLRVRYKPAEGGDSRLIEHPISREQSDKPSDDLRFSAAVAAFAQQLKGDGRYTGSMSFKDTAALARSARGDDPFGLRGEFVQLVELAQSLQAPAKH
- a CDS encoding RNA polymerase sigma factor, whose product is MDSPSDEALLSRYRSGDGAAFEALYARHRQGLYRFLVSLSNKAELAEEVFQDTWLSLIRSTSEPQGRASFRTWLFQIARNRLIDHWRKHGIHNPLHDSYDEQLHGQPDDSAGPEQLLSLSRDQARLDSALQDLPEDQREVFLLRLHGELEVPQIAALTGAPLETVKSRLRYAQQKLRRLLAEEVPA